The sequence AACAAGAGTTGCAAATTTATGTCAAAATTACGGTTTGGAGTCGTAACCGTAAAAATGATACACGGCCTGGATATGTAGTCATAACCATGGTCCATTTTCTTTTTGAGTTATCAGAGTAATATACGGCTAGGTATTTCCTAACCGTAAACATTTTGCGGATGCTTTTTCTAACCATTTTCTGTTTAACGGTCGGGAGTTTCTAACCAAAAAACTGTGCAAGTTTATTTGACAAGAATTATATTCCCTCCGACCTAGTTTAGATaccaaaattggggatttttttttgtcCTAGAATACTTGTTATacttcatatttttccaccttttatCCTGATTTGCCCCTAACTTGGAATCATGCCATAACATGGAGAATTATGTATTTCAATTTTCAAGACACACTCTtaaatacttttctctatatatttcccctaatttgaatttttccaactaaacaacaAAAACCTAGACATCTAAAAACTGGGAACATTAAATACTAACCTAGGGTAATTGTGGAAAAAAAtattctctttgtgtttcttaatCTTTGTGCAAAATCCTATTTTGACATCTAAACTAGGACGGGTGGAGTATGCATTTTCGGCTAGGTTATGTGAAGCATCGACCTAGCCGAAAGTGAACAAAAAATTCAATAATGTTGATTTTTTTCCTTAGTCTTCTTAGATTAGTCAAATGGAAAGACTAACATTCATTCATACTTGCAAAGTTATAAAAATTCATCCATCCAAATCCATAACCAAACAACGAAAATAGTAAATAGATAAAATCTTAGATAATAAAAAGCGAGTAATGGTCATTCACTTGATTCCTCCTCCGAAGAGGAGCGCAAAAACGAATCCAAATCGTCATCTTTCTCCTATTCCACAACTTATTCTACAACTCTAGATTTTTTACCTCTTCCACTGCCATCTTGAATTGGAGTCTTTTCACCTCCACCACTCCACCTCGCGCGCTTGTTCCAGCACGGCCACCTTTTTCACCTCGACCACGACCACCTTTTTCACCTTTTTTACCTCCACCTCGACCGCCTCGGCCGTCTCGACCACCTTCTCCTTGCTTTGATTGAACTTGCTCATCGGAGAGAGTATGCGAGTCGTCGCTAGAAGAAGGAGACTTGTTGTCATACTCGGTAAATTTTCTCCGGTTTATGTGTACCCGTTAGTCGATTTTTGCGCTTAGAATGCCTAAAGCTTAAACACTAGTTGTCTTTTAGGCTTTTAGGGTGCCTGAATCATAGTCGCTAGTACCTCAATAAAATGTTTGCCTTATTTAAAACCTTTGGGTGCCTTTAGAGTTTTGTAGCATGCTTGACACACGTCGATAAAGAGAGGGTGTCAAGGGTGTTAGAGTAAATTTCCTTTTGGtgttaaaaacaaagaaagatggaaaaagaaaaaggggGGAGCTCCTTCTTCCTCTaaatcatttttcttctttttcttgaacAACCTGTGATATGAAAATCCAAGGAAAACTGAACTGAGATTATGCTCGAGAGAGAGCTCTTGTGATATATGGATTGCGTTGAGTTACTGATGCTATTAATGGTCCCTGTTTTGTAAGACATTGCGGAGAAATTCTTCTTCCTATTTTTCGATGTGGAAAATGATAAGATGATTTGGTAAAGTTTCGAAAACAAATGAATAGAGAAGGAAGTAGGATTGTCCGTTTGCAATCATACTCGAAGGTAAAATTTTTGATACTACTGTTCTTTGGAATCGTATATTAATATTCACTAGCTAGTGTACATAAGATTGTTCTGATAATGGGTTTGAAATTCATGGAAATTAAATAGTAGTCCAGTACATACGATGatgaattcatgattaattttgTATGTAGATTTCTTGAGATTTTTACATTTGCAGTTCATGGTACTTACCTTATTTACAACAAATGACTTAATTTATTGTTACTGATCTACTGGTGGctatatttattgatttaaattgtaTACCACTTGATAGGGATGTGAATATTGGAAGATTAGATTTATAGTTTTTGATCCTATCATTTGCCTGAGGTATTTCTGTCAAATGGAGTATTAACTGGAAATGCTATTGTTTGTTGAAATTGAGATAAGACGGTGTGTACATTGTGTGTTTGACGAAATGCCCCAACTAAATGCCTTGTGATTTGAAGAAACTAATACATGGGTATTATCTTCTAGCAAATGAAGTCACTGTTTATATTTTTATAAACCTTTTGTAAAATTCAGTATGCACAGCAGCCTCTACGGCATGCTATATATTTTTGCGTTGTACATTTATAAGTGCATTATGTGGTTGTCCACGACTTCATTTTAAGGTACCTACTCACGTAAGTTGGGATTGTAAAGCAAGCCCTCGTAAGTTAAACTATATAAGCTCATCTGTATGTGAAATGTTTGAATTCACGTGTGCCGTAATTTCTCCTCAAGTGTTACAAGCTTGGAAAATGAAAGTCTAGCATTTGGGTCTTGAGTTACTAATTTAGTTAGGTGGAGGACTATCTGTAAGGTACATAATGGTACTTAACCACTAGTGTTTTGAAGTACAGACTCGTAGTGGGCAGGACCCTTTCTCTTATGTTGGTAACTAGGATTGGTTAGTTCCAATGGATGAATGGTTGTGCTGCCGGTATAAAAATGAAATGGTAACTAAAATTGTCCTAATAATGAGTTGAAGTGCACAGAAATGAAATGGTAAGTCAGGATAAAAATAATAGATTAATCTTTAAAATTAAGCCAGCAACTCTCTCTAAGTTTGATATTCTTCTTTCAAAATTTTTGACGGAAGTACTGTTATCTAAATTACTATGGGTACTCAATTTCTATGCGAACTTGGGTTGTGTGCTGTGTACTGAATGGTGTTACAATATAATTGTTCTTATATAGTGGTAGTTGCTTTCACAACTGGTTACTGGTAAGGGTGAGGTTGGTTCTTGTTAATTTATTTGTATTAGTAGGTTAATCTTGGTGGTGATATAATGGGAGCACTGTTCATGACACCTTAGATTGTTAGCCGGATACAAGGAAAATGGTAGCTATTTGATTCCTAATCATTGGATTTACTAACAATGTTAAGATAATGCCCAACTGATTTTCTAGTTTCGAGTATATCAAGGATGTTGTGAAAACAAAGACCTCCATTCATACTATTTGGTGAAATTAAGTAAATGGAAGTTGAACAGTCACATGGGGTTTAACTCTTTACTTTGTACTTATGAAACCATTTGTACTGCTATCAATAATCAAGTAGATATTTATTGACCATTTGACTCATGGAACTTTTGTGTATCGTCTATCTTCTAACGGAGTTTGTAGAAAGCGTTGAATACGGACAGACGGACACGCAGAAATGAACTTGTTAAAGTGAATGGAAAGGACTTTTCTTCTTTTGGTATGTTTGACCCTTCTAGTGCATTTCGATGTTTTTAGTTGCCATTGTTCTCTTCACTGTGAACTCTATTAACCATCTTGAAACTGTTATGTTAATGTTTCCTTAAGGAGCCTAGTTTTGGTATTGCCCCCTGGTCCCAAAAGAGGAATAACTTTGCGTTTTGGCGGAACACATTGCTTTAACGACTTCATTTAGTACTGTTGTCTTTTATTACTTGAACTTGGTAAAAAACTTACAATCATTTGTTTAAGTAATTTTAAATAATATGTCTACACATTTTCAAAGAAGACCGAGGCGTGTTGGTCGTACATAGGAATGAATTACTGTGCGAAAAATACCACGAACTGTACCTTATTTAGCATGAGAGAAATATTAATTTGTGGTCCTGGTGCTAACTGTTGAAAGTCCGGTATGTATTACTGCCACATTTCCTTCAAGAGAAATAATTATAATTCGATAGGTTGCAGAATTACACCTGCCTGTGCTGCCAAAGTTGTGATGAACTTTATCGTCTTAGtgctttttgtttcatttttctcTCCATTATTGTCATCAATTGGGAAATGCTTGTGTATCTGTTTGGTTTCAAGGATTGTATAAATGAAGACCATCCCATTATTAGTAATCAGGTATAATCTGCTCGTACATAGATAACATTTTGAGGAGTTTTGATGATAAGTGTACCGTACAAATTATTCACACGTAATTTTGATTGGTAAATAAGATTATATGGGATATGTCGACTCCTTTATGACATGCAGGTCACACAAGTTTGCATAGGAATAGTTGTTGCTGGCCAATTCATACTATTTAAAGCTAGAGATAGTTACTGCTAGGGTGAGCAGTTCATACTATCTAAGTAGTTCATAATATCTGTCATAAGAGATAATTGCTACCATAGAGGGTGGTTCATATTATCTAAATCAATactgacgaactacggtcgtgcttgatcccttcgagcaatggagagggtacgtaggcagccgctatgcggttcaaCACAACTCTACAAGggtgttcatatcatctgaaaatgttggttgttgtttaacagttcataccatctattcggagatgattgcaaccttgACAATCAGCAACTGGCCGTATAAATTATTGGAAGTGGCAACTGGCCATGGAAATAGTAGAAATGGCAACTGACCATGGAAATCTTGGAAGTGGCAACTGGCCATGGAAATCTTGAAAGTGGCAACTGGCCATGGAACTAGTAGAAATGGGAACTATCTTGGAAGTGGCAACTGGCCATGGAAATCTTGGAAGTGGCAACTGGCCATGAAATTCTTAGAATTGGATTTATTTTAGGCAATTGGCCGActcttatattttttttatttttttggaaattggAACCCTCGGTGAATTTTATGAGTATTATGGTATGGGACATATGCTCATAGAATCCCAATCTTGAGACCAATAAGATTTTTGTTTAGCAGAATCCCAAGTTTGTTGTTCTTGGGATAATTGAATGAACATTTTGCAGGTTAAATTCAAATTGGCTCCAAAAATTTGAAAGTCCAGTTTCTTGAGTGGCGTATCAGAGAGTCGGACCTTGTCAAGCGGGCCGAAACCCGGTTCCTTGGAAGTCCAGATTCTCTGGTCCGTCACACCTATCCCTTTTACCTCTCCTTGGTCGGTCCTCTTCATAAGCATATAGACCTCCTTTCTCAGGGATTATTATGCCTTTAACTCGATTCCGCAGTAATCCTTGTTCAGGGACCGTTAACTTCTCACACGAATTAATCATACGGGTCATGTCCTTGACCACCCAACTAACTCgttcaacctattttttcatatcaaatacacaTACTGTAATTATTGAtagataattaaaaaaaacaacataTACAAACAAAAATAGTAGTATATGTACCCCATCTTCTTctaatcatcttcttcattcattgaTGTCCTTCATTTTGAACTCTCTACCTTCTTGAAGTGTCTCTGTGCTTTCGGATCCAATTCCACATAAGGATGAGCCTACTATTGATACCATTCTATGTAATTCGCATCTGCTTCGGAAGTCCCATGAGAAGCTTCAGGCGCTCTTCTACTCATTTGGTTTACTTCTTGGGAACGAGCATTCCAATGCTCGATTGACGGTGTTGGTTCATAGGTCAATCTGACATCTTTGTCCTTAAATTGGGAGTTGGCTACGCTCAGTTTAAAACGAGAGTCTTCAGGTACAATTTTCTGGACAATAACAATTTGGCGGAGCGTTCTACGAGGATCTAAAATGACGAACCCAGTTGAATGAAAAAAAGGTCCCACATAGGTCGCTACATTAGAAAATACTCTTTCACcaacttcatcttctccatcctcatcaagtttcaaatatggatcaaaaacCACATTATCAATTGTCAAAGCATCCAACTTTTTCCTCATTACGACCATTTGTCTCTTTATCCTTATGTTGGGTCCCTCCAAAGGGGTATCTTCCTCCTGTATGTTTCTCTAGAGGCCATTTTGTATCCCGAGAAGGCCTCAAGTATTTAAAATGGTCGTAAGCCCATGActacggaaaaaaaaaagaaaaaaaaattataaatgagATATTACACACAAaccaatatataaaagtaaaaaaaataaacatttgttatattaaaacaaaaagatacctggataagagcaacacatcccgtaatttgtgtttcgttccacCTAAAAGCTTTGCAAAGATTGTCCATCACACCAGTAAGGAGGGTGGTGACCCACGAGTACCTAGGTACCTCGTTTGTTTCCGGATCGAGACTGAGAGTCTTCAACCACTGCAAATAacaagcatttaccttatttACTGAGAAATCGGGAAAAAAGACGGTCCCAAGAGCGTGCAACAAGTAAGCTATAGCTGTATGTCTAGCTCTTTCTGCGTCCATCACCACCACTCCACTAGCAGTCTTGCGGCCAGAATCCTCAAACTTCTCCCTCAGATGAATCATATTAATCTTCCTTGCCATATTAACTGTTTCACGAAGTTCACCCGGTTGACTAAATTCCCTTTTAGCTCTAGGCGAGGCTCCATAccctatctcaaactcttcttccgctTCAACTTTGCTCCACTCAAGACAGTCTTTTGCCGAGACATAAAGCTCATCAAAAGGAATAGAATTGTTCAAACCCTCAAACACAACCTTTCCTTCCAAAGCAAGACCAGTGATTTGCTTTGCATCATCCCGAGTGATAGTCATTTCGCCGAACGGGAGTAGAAAAGTCATGATTTCGAGCCAGAACCTTTATCTAAAACCACAAACTGTCACAACATCATAGGTTGATGTgattcaataatgttgtagtaaaaaggttcgtaagacttgtgaaagcaaaagattctagatttaatttttaaactaaaaatatagcaaactcaaataaagtgatatcaagatattgggaataaccaagacactagaatccactattacacatgaatgaatgatgtcaaatatttcataactctaattatccttttaatcctttatttcttaattcacaaataatcaaacatattctcaaatacaaattgtatcccctaagcatagattatctaaacaaagcataacgtatctaattgaatcacaactaatgaagaaaattatgtaaacttttaagaactctgcaaaagcagtgattgagtgaattataattaaatattagagaaaatgaaatagttacccattattcatgtgtgaatagcttcatccattgccttggttacgcgagaatttagcctctcatcatgttgttggaaacacgctaaaaaatcattattattgctcaaagggtgtttaaaaatgatgaaaatggagaaataattcaaaaccgggtttgtaacaattatatttgttacaaaccaaaaaaaaaacgatacagaggatgtgccactgttactgttgctctaagacccacgactctctgtcgcaaacgctgtagaaaataagtctgtcgtccttgtgtcgctgtcactgttggaaaacgactgtcctggtaagtctgttcttcgtgttcttcagctttgcagcagcagaaatggagtttctgcagcttgatttttcgactctgtggtgttctattcctctcccaaactctccgtcctccctctctgagttcccagcaccctatatatactcaacaggacCAAAATgtctcgccataacttcatataatcttccattactcggcattattcttcactgtctgtttaggaaataatttagatatttgatttctccacgagttctgaagctgccaaattaccatatttatctccttcacactccagatggtTGTTAGGGTCATCCTAGCATACAcaaactcattccaactcatgcaaatcccgtgaatatctccattCAATGACGTGCTCCTTGTTTtacttctcgcggaatatccagccaatttggatcgaaccaaaggcctttaccaagcctgataagcccaatcacgtcatcccaaagagtttcagggattgaatctcactaaatcacgtccaaacatccgattggaaatctgccagttctcttcaccattttcccgccaaaacaaaattttgaatttgttaaagaaggtcaccccttatccagtggtcgccccttatccgttgctttatttccaaaaaatacctacaaacacacaaaacaccataataaggacgaaaataaGTACTAactacgaaacattgaggacaaattagacacataaatgcgtctatcaaatacccccaaacttattatttgctagtcctcgagcaaaaataaataataaaaataaaactgagttaatctcgggagggtttaccagaggtgtacccacaaaaccattactccagaccctagctatctacgcagaaccttggaaggcactaaagaatctccttggttggcatacaatcactgactacaggaggaagtaccctgatgcgaaattccaattgctatacacgagtttgcgctcaagcatactaaaattcatataaagtgtcagagctctactcagatagtttctggacatcataaaccggagtcaaccaatcacatggaaagattaagaagatggataaagagaaaaaatcgatggtttaaagtgaacggtgtttcccatatctgtctgaaggcctctgccaagatgaacctatcctaattgactgagataccggtctgactaatatcaacacaactggcatatacaaggggaccagtggtcgatcaccagtggtcgactttattgaatttattccggttggtctgatggtctggtctttcttttttttttttttttttttttttttttttggtatctcaatcaccctatttcaccctagcaaaggtaacaacttgaatcgtgtgccccaccaaatcacttaaaaaataaaaaaagaaggattgggattcgacgagatatggcaaaaataccatgtttttttttaattataacacctgagctctgtgcttttatgaatagactctttagatgtttccatctaatcagattggttcctcaactcctacaaccaagatgttcccatccacttatattggttagtgccaaccttaataagcataaatttctaggctctggagtttactaattgcaactaaaagctaaaaagtttctttcccacccccaaacttaatgtttctaatcaaagagcaatacaaaaaagtaaagtaacatgaggaatcagtaaagagagaagtcggaaagatagtacctgggtgaatagagaaatcaaagactaatatacaacatataatcgcctcgatggtcaatcaagggtaaacagggtcctccagagggacctcctgaacatcacctataggaaagggctctaaaaagggtttcaatctctgaccgttaaccttcgaagaactactaccatccggtgtctcaatttcaacagctccatgaggaaagacagtgcgaacaataaaaggacacgtccaccgagaacgtaacttcccagggaaaagatgcaagcgggtatcatacaaaagaactttttgacctggagaaaatgacttccgtaaaatatttctatcatgcacaagtttcattttgttcttatactccttcgcactatcgtaagcatctatacgaatctcgtccaactcattgagctggagtttcctacgGGGTCCTGCCTTgacgagtgaaaaatttagctgcttagcagcccaataagctctatgttctaactcaacaggtaagtgacatgccttgccataaacaagccgataaggagacattccaataggggtcttaaacgcagtacggtaagcccataaggcatcagtaagcctagacgaccagtctttccggttaggattaactgttttctctaatatacgttttatctccctattggaaacttctacctgaccactatgataagcacgcaagtgcgACACTTTTAGGTTGTTTTCTTTGTCTTTGAAGGATAAGGCAAAATCTTGGTTGAATGCATTATCTCCTTCATCAATTAGTACTTGGAATGACATGATTAATATATTCTTGCATAAATTCTTTCCTAGGCATAAAACTACTGCCATTCGTCAAAAAATATATAGTTTTTCGCAACAAGAAGGAGAATGTCTTTATGATTATTTAGAGAGGTTTCATGATCTCTTGTtacaatgtccacaccatggattggATACTCCTAGGCTCATatagatcctttatgagggattAGATTACAAAACACTGACTACGGTGAATCACTTTGTAGTGGGAATTTCCTTGATAAGAGTACCGAAGAAGGTTACAAATTTTTGCATAAAATAGCTGGAAAAATCCAAGAGTGGGAGGCTAGAGAACCCATAAGATCAGTAGATAGTAGTGAAGGGGTTCACAGAGTTGATAATGAATTCGACTATGAGGCCAAGTTTTCCATTTCGACATGAAGACTTGAGTCGTTAGAAAGAAATGCTAAAGTAAAGCCTGTTGAGTGTATTACACATGCATCTTCTATTCCTAGTGATTGTACTAATCAAAGAATTCCTAGTTTGGAAGAAAGTATGAGTTTGTTTATGCAGGCTGCTCAAAGATCTATGGCGAACTTACAGCAACAGATAAATGAGCTAGCCAACCAACTGAATGAGCGAGACAAGGGTCAGTTCCAGAGTCAAATACAGCCTCACCCTAAAGGTTCTTTTGAGGTAAGCACATCTGGTGCTAAGCCAACTCATCATGTCCAGGACGTCACTACTCTCAGAAGTAGACGAGTCAttgataatcatgttagtgatgcTGAGGAGAATGTGCAAGATAGGAACCTGCCTACTATTACACAGGTTACAccttcaacacaaaaagaaaccgatGAAACCGAAAAAGGTGATTCTGAAATTTCTTATGTTCCTCGCGCTCCTTTTCCTCAAGCATTACTACCTCGTAAAAAAGAAGTCAGTTCTAATGacatcttagaagtgtttaaacaaGTTAACGTCAACATTCCAGTCTTAGATGCCATTAAACAAATTCCTTCTTATGTTAAGTTTCTAAGAGATATGTGCACTGTGAAACGAAAATTGAATGTGCATAAGAAAGCTTTCCTTACTGAACAGGTGATCTCGATTATTACACAGAAAACTCCACCCAAATTTAAAGATCCAGGTTGTCCTACGATTGCTTGCACTATAGGTGAACATAAGATTGAACATGCATTGTCTTAGGGGCCAGTGTGAATCTCTTGCCATATTCTGTGTATGTGCAATTAGAACTTGGTGATTTGAAACCCACTAATGTCACTCTCCAATTGGCTGATAGGTCAATTAAAATTCCTAGGGGAGTGGTAGAGGATATTCTTATACAGGTTGAAAGTTTTGTTTATCCCGTTGATTTTATTgttttagatactcaacctgtttcTAATCCTAGTGGGaagattcctgtcatcttaggtagACCTTTTTTGGCTACCTCGAATGCGGTTATCAACTGTCGCAATGGAATCATGGAGCTTacttttggaaatatgaaaatggAGATAAATGTATTTAGCCTTTCAAATTCGTCTGCGATTTCTGAAACTTGTGAACATGTATGCGTGGTTAAtggtgtgaatgattatactcactGCTATAATGAGAATCTCGAAAACATGTCTGAAAACTTTGCAGGTTGTAAGGAGTTAACAAAAACTGAATCATCAGATATTTTCTCATCTTGTTTTGCCAAGCCTGATGAACTAGTTTTTCGTGAGACTAGTAGTAGTTATTAAGATGCTTATATAAGTGTGAAACATATGGATACTGGTCAGTTAACTCACAATAAGAAATTAGAACCAATAATTGTTTGCTTAGCTCCTTTTGCCAAGTCATGTGATCTTGTGCTTATTGACATTGTTAGTGCATTGCCCCTCATAATCTAAAACCAATTGGGAGTCTCCATTGGGAATCAAAATTGGTAAACATTCTGAACTTATTGTTTATGGGAGTGAGTTATTTATGGATTCACATGTCTTTTTGGgtgtttatagtgtttgcaggttcatagtTGCAGCTGAACTTGtgtgttgggttgatccccagcTTTTCAGGCTTTACATATATGTTGGCAGATTGCTGTTATGCATCATTATTCACTTCGTTTGAGATTACTTGCTGCGCGCAAGCAGGGAACATACATCATTCTCtttgtgggagtcaacccatcagttttgttccctttactctatcttctatttttGTTTGCCTCTTGCATATCGCATTTTAGAATATCCCACCTTAACTCTACGTtgaatgactcaattacattgaggacaatataatgtttaagtgtgggggagtggttaagtatATATAGATTTGTGGTAGGCATTCAATTTTGTTATgaatttttgttaaaaaaaaaaaattgcatttcatgaccagctgtggagcgggtctattttttttgttttcttatcatattatggccagctgtggagcgggtctgtaaagaaaaataaataaatcatgatgaccagttgttgagcgggtcttGAAGTGTCGTATATGATCATTTGTGGAGCgggtttatttcttgttttgctcgggactaggaaaatgtaagtgtgggggaatctgatAAGCACGCACGTGCGACACTTTTATACCTACATTTATACTAACTAGGTCTCGATATCTCATTAATTATTATATTTCAGAGCTTTTACATGAGATACAAGAAATTCTATTCACCTGGAGAATAAATGGCTTAGAAGCTAAATTTGTGCCTGCAACTTGCATTGCCAAAGGTCAGAGCTTATGGGCCACACCACTCAAACCATCCGATGGCCAGGAGGGTGAACAAAGAAATCATTTTCTTTGCCGTGCGTGTGAACCACACTTATGGGGGCTGAGAAGATAGTGAACGTGGCATCACTTGCTCCACATTTTCTGTCCTGTGTAAAAGAGAAAggaattttcattttcatttccgtCGTCATCATTTATTACAACCTTGGTTTCGATGTGATTCTGTATTGCGAGATCTCTGCATCTAGAGTTCGATTGCTCAGCAGAGAAATGGGTTCGATTTATCGAAAGGTGTGGACTGGATTTAAGCCAAGTAATCAGCgagaagagccaggagatgcatGTGCTAATTACTTCGAGTTCCTACAACAACGAGAGTGGATCTGTGGTGTTTTGGGGTCGATTGTTTTGACCTAAAATAGGTGTTGAATAGCGAGTAGATGGgtttgctgctgatgaagatgttCATGATTTCAACACTTCTCAATCTCAACTGAGCTCAAATTTTCtctcaccatcaacaacaacattaatATATTGAGGCTCTGTTGAGCCG comes from Papaver somniferum cultivar HN1 chromosome 7, ASM357369v1, whole genome shotgun sequence and encodes:
- the LOC113295431 gene encoding uncharacterized protein LOC113295431 → MANLQQQINELANQLNERDKGQFQSQIQPHPKGSFEVSTSGAKPTHHVQDVTTLRSRRVIDNHVSDAEENVQDRNLPTITQVTPSTQKETDETEKGDSEISYVPRAPFPQALLPRKKEVSSNDILEVFKQVNVNIPVLDAIKQIPSYVKFLRDMCTVKRKLNVHKKAFLTEQVISIITQKTPPKFKDPELGDLKPTNVTLQLADRSIKIPRGVVEDILIQVESFVYPVDFIVLDTQPVSNPSGKIPVILGRPFLATSNAVINCRNGIMELTFGNMKMEINVFSLSNSSAISETCEHVCVVNGVNDYTHCYNENLENMSENFAGCKELTKTESSDIFSSCFAKPDELVFRETSSSY